One part of the Vibrio hyugaensis genome encodes these proteins:
- a CDS encoding helix-turn-helix transcriptional regulator, producing the protein MPPHPKTFYELEIDRAYSEAALSPKQYLLIRQSKAFMEKHHSENIELNDLAKAAFMSRFHYVRIFKQMYGITPRSYLRDMRISKAKALLREGRSITDTCFAVGYESLTTFSSVFRKCTGYSPKAFQKLHKSNRE; encoded by the coding sequence ATGCCTCCTCACCCAAAGACATTCTACGAACTAGAAATTGATCGCGCATACAGTGAGGCTGCACTGAGCCCTAAGCAGTACCTTCTCATCAGACAATCCAAAGCCTTCATGGAAAAACATCATTCTGAAAATATCGAGTTAAACGATTTAGCCAAGGCCGCGTTTATGTCTCGCTTTCACTATGTACGGATTTTCAAGCAAATGTATGGCATCACACCCAGAAGCTATTTGCGAGACATGCGGATATCAAAAGCGAAAGCACTATTGCGTGAAGGTCGCTCCATCACCGACACCTGTTTTGCAGTGGGTTATGAAAGCTTAACGACCTTCTCCAGTGTTTTTAGAAAATGTACCGGCTACTCACCAAAAGCGTTTCAAAAACTGCATAAAAGCAATCGGGAATAA
- a CDS encoding VC0807 family protein: protein MSNTTAKKSNPLFEILFNVIIPSFILMKFSGEEHLGTAMALVVALLFPVIYGSMDLIRNKKFNFISALGFISVLLTGGIGLLELDTRWLALKEALIPGLIGLAVLGSTFTRYPLMQKMLLNDTILNLPLIHERLEQNGKTQAFERCLMSSNYLFASTFAFSSAMNYFLATWIVTSPAGTAAFNEELGKLTLYSYPMIAIPSMLMMFGIFYYIWRQVRAMTSLETEQIFHTK from the coding sequence ATGAGTAACACCACGGCGAAAAAGTCGAATCCATTATTCGAAATCCTGTTTAACGTCATCATCCCTTCATTTATTTTGATGAAGTTCAGTGGTGAAGAGCACCTAGGCACAGCAATGGCGCTGGTTGTCGCGTTGCTGTTCCCAGTGATTTACGGCAGCATGGATCTTATCCGCAACAAGAAATTCAACTTCATTTCTGCACTTGGTTTTATCAGCGTGCTATTAACCGGTGGTATTGGCTTATTAGAGCTAGACACGCGTTGGTTAGCGCTAAAAGAAGCGTTGATCCCAGGTTTGATTGGTCTTGCAGTATTAGGCTCAACTTTTACGCGTTACCCACTCATGCAGAAAATGCTGTTGAATGACACAATTTTGAATCTGCCGCTTATCCACGAGCGTTTAGAACAGAATGGGAAAACTCAAGCATTTGAGCGCTGCTTAATGTCATCGAACTACCTGTTCGCGAGTACATTCGCGTTCTCATCGGCGATGAACTACTTCTTAGCAACGTGGATTGTCACCAGTCCAGCCGGTACAGCCGCATTTAATGAAGAACTAGGCAAGCTAACCCTTTACAGCTACCCGATGATTGCTATCCCGAGTATGTTGATGATGTTTGGTATTTTCTACTACATCTGGCGTCAAGTTCGCGCGATGACCTCGCTAGAAACCGAGCAGATTTTCCACACTAAGTAA
- a CDS encoding FCD domain-containing protein produces the protein MINFEPKRSYQTIGLILRKELSDGLYTIGSRLPPERDIAERLNVGRTVVREAIIMLELENLVEVKKGSGVYVINLPQDKNSQADSSFVRQEDIGPFEMLQARQLLESTIAEFAAVQATPSDIERMREALEIEKNEIESEGSLDPTGDRLFHLCIAEATQNSLLVDMLKQLWERRESSPMWKKLHCHIENKDYCKEWLDDHAQILLAMKRKDPRAAKHAMWQHLEHVKVRLLELSDFNDPQFDGYLFDSIPANLVSQEK, from the coding sequence ATGATAAACTTTGAACCCAAACGCTCTTATCAAACGATAGGATTAATTTTAAGAAAAGAACTCTCGGATGGATTGTATACAATCGGCAGTCGTTTACCTCCTGAACGCGATATTGCAGAGCGTTTAAATGTTGGTAGGACGGTTGTGCGAGAAGCGATCATCATGCTCGAACTGGAAAACTTAGTTGAAGTGAAAAAAGGTTCAGGCGTTTATGTTATCAACTTGCCGCAAGACAAGAACAGCCAGGCAGATTCAAGCTTTGTCCGACAAGAAGATATCGGTCCTTTCGAAATGCTGCAAGCAAGACAGTTATTGGAAAGTACTATTGCTGAGTTTGCTGCAGTGCAAGCCACACCGTCTGATATAGAGAGAATGCGTGAAGCGCTCGAAATTGAGAAAAATGAGATCGAAAGTGAAGGTAGCCTAGATCCAACTGGTGATAGACTTTTTCATTTGTGTATTGCGGAAGCCACACAAAATTCTCTTCTCGTTGATATGCTTAAGCAATTGTGGGAACGAAGAGAGTCCAGCCCTATGTGGAAAAAGCTCCATTGTCACATTGAAAACAAAGACTATTGCAAAGAGTGGCTTGATGACCATGCGCAGATATTGCTTGCCATGAAGCGAAAAGATCCACGTGCAGCGAAGCACGCGATGTGGCAACACTTAGAACATGTGAAAGTGAGATTACTCGAGTTGTCTGACTTTAATGATCCGCAGTTTGATGGTTATTTGTTTGACTCTATTCCTGCGAATTTAGTGTCTCAAGAAAAATAA
- a CDS encoding HAD family hydrolase produces the protein MKTYDAYLFDMDGTLVKSEPLKGKALALACLDFEVNIDYFLYKKVMGKSWHIVTEYIFHHTGINPKLTEFNLSFKKHYERLLNEQLDVNLGVRRYLAYLHQNGNKCALVTSSKYWAVELILNRLQLQHFFEVIVTQENVQRHKPDPEAYLFALSRLGVSATNAIIFEDSHAGVLAATASGCDVVGFRHDFNHNNNFSSVKKVITDFSEMI, from the coding sequence GTGAAAACTTACGACGCATATTTGTTCGACATGGATGGAACACTTGTCAAATCAGAACCATTGAAAGGAAAAGCGTTAGCCCTTGCGTGCCTCGATTTCGAGGTGAATATAGACTATTTTCTCTATAAAAAGGTGATGGGCAAGAGTTGGCATATCGTAACTGAGTATATCTTTCATCATACTGGTATTAACCCAAAACTTACCGAATTTAATCTCAGTTTCAAAAAACACTATGAGCGTTTGTTAAATGAGCAACTCGACGTTAACTTGGGTGTACGACGGTATTTGGCATACCTACACCAAAACGGAAATAAATGCGCGCTCGTCACTTCCTCAAAATATTGGGCTGTTGAATTGATTTTAAATAGATTACAACTTCAGCACTTCTTTGAGGTAATTGTGACTCAAGAGAATGTTCAGCGTCACAAACCAGATCCTGAAGCGTATTTATTCGCATTGTCCAGACTTGGTGTCTCCGCAACTAATGCAATCATCTTTGAAGATTCCCACGCCGGTGTATTAGCGGCTACAGCGAGTGGTTGTGATGTAGTTGGTTTCCGGCATGATTTTAACCATAACAATAATTTTAGTTCTGTGAAGAAAGTGATCACTGACTTTTCAGAAATGATTTAA
- a CDS encoding class I mannose-6-phosphate isomerase produces MKYKDKLVQFKQNRVWRSYKGGKVLDDIAGKIPAKDAHFPEDWIASTTKAVNPGREHIEEGESVAILSDQCIQFSELIALDPEYFLGHEHVEKFGINPMVLVKFLDSSIRLHFQAHPTREFSQQFLNSDSGKAEAYYILKVREDINNPYIYLGFQHPPKKEEFKNIIINQDIATLKKCFEKVPVEEGQCYFIPGGMPHAIGEGIMMIEIMEPSDWAVRFEFERGGYTLPEEARFMKRDLDFCLDVFDYSQQSIDDVVAKNKKTPIPIETYSDGSSKYMLIDASTTDRYRVCRSNITNHIFKQEEDFYIGIVTRGECTITLGDEQLTLRQFDKFFCPAGVDTVEIKTAGGVEIIECYPPLSV; encoded by the coding sequence ATGAAATACAAAGATAAATTAGTACAGTTTAAACAAAATAGAGTATGGCGTTCATATAAAGGCGGAAAAGTACTCGATGACATTGCCGGAAAAATACCAGCAAAAGATGCTCACTTTCCGGAAGATTGGATTGCATCGACAACAAAAGCGGTTAACCCTGGTCGAGAACATATTGAAGAAGGGGAATCCGTCGCCATACTAAGTGATCAGTGCATCCAGTTTTCAGAACTGATTGCTTTAGATCCTGAATACTTTTTGGGTCATGAGCACGTTGAAAAATTTGGCATAAATCCGATGGTTTTAGTCAAGTTCTTAGACTCGTCGATTCGACTACACTTCCAAGCTCACCCCACAAGAGAGTTCTCACAACAGTTTTTAAACTCAGATTCGGGGAAAGCCGAAGCCTACTACATTCTGAAAGTCAGAGAAGATATCAACAATCCTTATATTTATTTAGGCTTTCAGCACCCTCCCAAAAAAGAAGAATTCAAAAACATCATTATCAACCAAGATATCGCGACGCTCAAAAAATGCTTCGAAAAAGTTCCAGTCGAAGAGGGACAGTGTTATTTCATCCCTGGAGGCATGCCCCATGCGATTGGGGAAGGCATTATGATGATCGAAATCATGGAGCCTTCCGACTGGGCAGTACGTTTTGAATTTGAGCGTGGTGGTTATACCCTTCCAGAAGAAGCTCGTTTTATGAAGCGAGACCTCGACTTTTGCCTGGATGTTTTTGATTATTCTCAACAATCTATTGATGATGTTGTCGCTAAAAACAAAAAAACACCAATACCAATTGAAACCTATTCTGATGGCTCATCGAAATACATGCTAATCGATGCATCGACCACTGATCGCTATCGTGTTTGTCGAAGTAATATAACTAACCATATTTTCAAACAAGAGGAGGACTTTTACATTGGTATAGTCACACGAGGAGAATGTACGATAACGCTTGGTGATGAGCAGTTGACATTACGTCAATTCGACAAGTTTTTTTGTCCTGCTGGTGTCGACACAGTTGAGATAAAAACAGCAGGTGGTGTAGAGATCATTGAATGTTATCCCCCTCTCTCTGTTTAG
- a CDS encoding mannitol dehydrogenase family protein, with translation MSKINIKPCITNKPKIIHIGLGAFHRAHQALYTSELIDKEKTLWSISSINLFGSVELIKELRQQDNVYAVLERGSNREQVKISKSITHSLHPLLDGREKVLETLADVNTAIVSLTITEKGYCIEPSSGTLDTNNPLIQDDLKSAQSPKSAIGYIVEALRLRKERQRPPFTVMSCDNIQSNGDVARKAILGYAKLVDSELYEWIQDHVTFPNTMVDRIVPAVTPETLAYIESKLGYADHCAIACEPFRQWVIEDNFVNGRPNWNEVGAEFVEDVIPYEQMKLRMLNGSHSFLSYLGYLSGYKYISEVIDDKEFLKATLDFMLAEQAPTLNLPSEVNIEQYAKLLIERFSNNKLQHATSQIATDGSHKLPPRFCESLIYNRSKRIQTHWLELGIAAWMNYVIGTDDDGNSIEVNDPLSPIFDSIKSDCKSSRDSALALINLECIFNESITNDTELVNNIIEKFISIQESGAKATLYRMANKIDLNQ, from the coding sequence ATGAGTAAAATCAATATAAAACCATGTATTACAAATAAACCTAAAATCATTCACATCGGTTTAGGCGCATTTCACCGTGCACACCAAGCTCTATATACCAGCGAGTTAATTGACAAAGAAAAAACACTCTGGTCGATTAGCTCTATTAATCTCTTCGGTTCTGTGGAATTGATCAAAGAGCTACGTCAACAAGATAACGTGTATGCGGTTCTGGAAAGAGGGTCAAACCGCGAACAAGTAAAAATATCCAAGTCAATTACACATTCTCTGCACCCTCTTTTAGATGGAAGAGAGAAAGTTTTAGAAACACTCGCAGATGTAAACACAGCCATAGTTTCTTTAACCATTACTGAAAAGGGTTATTGTATCGAACCAAGCTCCGGTACTCTCGATACCAACAATCCCCTAATACAAGACGATTTGAAATCTGCACAAAGCCCTAAGTCAGCCATCGGCTATATTGTCGAGGCCCTTAGGTTGAGAAAAGAACGTCAACGACCGCCATTTACTGTAATGTCATGTGACAACATTCAAAGTAACGGAGACGTCGCCCGCAAAGCCATCCTCGGATACGCCAAGCTAGTTGATTCTGAACTTTACGAATGGATTCAGGATCACGTAACTTTCCCAAATACGATGGTCGATAGGATCGTCCCAGCGGTTACACCTGAAACTTTAGCTTACATTGAAAGTAAATTAGGTTATGCAGACCATTGCGCCATTGCGTGCGAACCATTTCGTCAATGGGTAATAGAAGACAACTTCGTCAATGGACGACCAAACTGGAACGAAGTCGGTGCAGAATTTGTTGAAGACGTAATCCCATATGAGCAAATGAAGCTGAGAATGCTCAACGGAAGCCACTCATTTTTGTCCTATTTGGGTTATTTGAGTGGGTACAAATACATTTCAGAAGTCATTGATGATAAAGAGTTTCTTAAAGCGACCCTTGATTTCATGTTAGCGGAACAAGCGCCCACATTGAACTTACCAAGTGAGGTCAATATAGAGCAATACGCGAAGTTATTGATTGAACGTTTCTCTAATAACAAGTTGCAGCACGCCACCTCCCAAATTGCAACGGATGGAAGCCACAAGTTGCCACCAAGATTTTGCGAATCATTGATCTATAACCGAAGCAAGAGGATTCAGACGCATTGGCTAGAGTTGGGGATTGCAGCTTGGATGAATTACGTTATCGGCACTGATGATGATGGGAATTCGATAGAAGTTAACGACCCACTATCACCGATATTTGACAGTATCAAATCGGACTGTAAGAGCAGCAGAGATAGCGCCCTAGCTTTGATTAATCTTGAATGTATATTCAATGAGAGCATCACAAACGATACAGAACTGGTCAACAACATCATAGAAAAATTTATTAGCATCCAAGAGTCAGGAGCGAAAGCCACACTTTATAGAATGGCTAATAAAATAGACTTAAACCAATAA
- a CDS encoding sodium:solute symporter family transporter gives MNIDIYIVLGYFVFLMIVGWMFRSATSSTSEYFRGGGKMLWWMVGSTAFLQALSAMTFTGVMGKALDVGVSIVVIFFANALGYFCNYLFFAAKARQMRVISPIQGIRLRFGRVSEQVVTWATVPSSVLQASLWLNALAIFASAVFNIPIETTIISAGGVVLFMSLVGGSWAVVASDFIQMIIITVVTFIATIVAISKAGGVTPILEAGLPDRGFVGEGYSYAYLFVGWFICIFIKQFFSTNNMIDSYRYIAAKDTKNARKAAVLACCLMALGPFIWFLPAWYVGGHYPDMSTWGLDVLGKDISNATYFVFVRNEMPVGMVGLMMSAMFAATMSSMDSALNRNAGIFIKNVYEPYFAKDKSDKSILFASKVATIVFGLMIIVAGLFMSKLKDFGLFDALMMVSTLVAFPVLIPSLLCFFIKKTPDWSCWATIAVGACVSAAIASTSAPMIESLFNLAEPLSKREFAEMKSITMGVTAHIIITGGFFLLTQLFYKEPQGERAEEINQFFNDVSTPVVVEETAESFKADRQQYVLLGRVLLATSAALLILTLIPNPLWGRMLFVLMSFMVGFISWLLLRAGKLKDAELKECTV, from the coding sequence ATGAATATTGATATATATATAGTTTTAGGATACTTCGTATTCCTAATGATCGTCGGGTGGATGTTTCGGTCTGCCACGTCTTCGACGAGTGAGTACTTTCGTGGTGGAGGTAAAATGTTGTGGTGGATGGTTGGCTCTACAGCGTTCCTCCAAGCATTGAGTGCAATGACATTTACTGGCGTAATGGGGAAGGCGTTAGACGTTGGCGTGTCTATCGTTGTTATCTTTTTTGCTAATGCGCTTGGTTATTTTTGTAACTATCTCTTTTTTGCCGCGAAAGCTCGTCAAATGCGGGTAATTAGTCCTATTCAAGGTATACGACTACGCTTTGGTCGAGTGAGCGAACAAGTTGTTACTTGGGCTACTGTTCCCTCTAGCGTATTGCAAGCGTCATTGTGGCTTAACGCTTTGGCGATCTTTGCGAGTGCCGTCTTTAATATTCCGATTGAAACAACCATTATTTCGGCTGGTGGCGTTGTGTTGTTTATGTCATTAGTTGGTGGGAGCTGGGCGGTTGTTGCTTCAGATTTTATCCAGATGATTATCATCACGGTTGTGACATTCATTGCCACCATCGTCGCTATTTCCAAAGCTGGTGGAGTTACGCCAATTTTGGAGGCGGGCTTACCAGATCGAGGCTTTGTTGGGGAAGGGTATAGTTACGCATATTTATTTGTGGGCTGGTTTATTTGTATCTTTATTAAACAGTTCTTTAGTACAAATAACATGATTGATTCCTATCGTTACATTGCAGCTAAAGATACTAAGAATGCACGTAAAGCTGCCGTTTTAGCATGTTGTTTAATGGCGCTAGGTCCTTTTATCTGGTTCTTACCTGCATGGTATGTGGGTGGTCACTACCCAGACATGTCCACTTGGGGACTAGATGTACTCGGTAAAGACATATCTAATGCAACGTATTTTGTGTTTGTTCGAAATGAAATGCCAGTTGGTATGGTTGGTTTAATGATGTCAGCGATGTTTGCTGCAACCATGTCGTCGATGGATTCAGCGCTGAACCGAAATGCGGGTATTTTTATTAAGAACGTTTACGAACCTTATTTTGCGAAAGATAAATCTGATAAGTCGATTCTGTTTGCAAGTAAAGTTGCGACGATTGTTTTCGGCTTAATGATCATTGTTGCGGGTTTATTTATGAGTAAGTTGAAAGACTTTGGTTTATTCGACGCACTCATGATGGTGAGCACCTTAGTTGCCTTCCCTGTACTTATTCCATCGTTATTATGCTTCTTTATCAAGAAGACACCTGATTGGTCATGTTGGGCAACGATTGCTGTCGGTGCATGTGTATCCGCTGCGATTGCATCAACGAGCGCGCCAATGATCGAAAGTTTGTTTAACTTAGCAGAGCCACTGTCAAAACGTGAATTCGCGGAAATGAAATCCATCACTATGGGGGTTACCGCTCACATCATTATCACTGGTGGTTTCTTCTTGTTGACTCAGTTGTTTTACAAAGAGCCGCAAGGAGAGCGTGCAGAGGAAATCAACCAGTTTTTCAACGATGTATCAACTCCTGTTGTGGTTGAAGAAACAGCGGAAAGCTTCAAAGCTGATAGACAGCAATATGTGTTGTTAGGACGAGTTCTGTTAGCGACAAGTGCAGCGCTGTTGATTTTGACCTTAATCCCCAACCCGTTATGGGGACGTATGTTATTCGTATTGATGTCATTTATGGTCGGATTCATCTCTTGGCTGTTACTACGCGCAGGTAAATTAAAAGACGCTGAATTAAAAGAGTGCACTGTTTGA